The genomic window CAGCCTTAACATTACCGGCTTCATCAATTGGTACTGTGCCTAATAGCTGATCCCCCAGAAATACTTTAGCTGTCTCATTTTCAATCAGATCACTCGCTTCAATTGTCGCAATTCGTCCGGCCGAGACTGATGGAGGTCTCACACTGCACGTTGGAAATTGAGGTGGAATTAACCGGATGTCTACTCCCCCATCTCTTGGCTCACTCGGTAGCCGATCAAATTGTCCTTGAGGTGTCAATCGTTGTGCGATCGCTTGGAGTCTGACTTGTGGTTCAGCACTCCCTCTGACGGAATTTGGCATTTCAATCGACACTAGATGAAACAGGGGTAAAGGAGTCTCACCACCAATCGGCGCGATGGCATTGGCACGAATATTCGGGCCTTCGCTTTTGACAAAATCTCCGTTTTCAAATCGCCATACGGTTCCAGTAGCTGCTAAAGGAGGTGTAGCTGAGATTGATTGAGGAGTCGAAGTAATCGGAATAACAATGCCTGATACTTCGACTCTTGTCACTAATTCAGCCCCCTGAAAGCTAGTAGCAAATCCTAAATCAGCAGGATTGCCTCCTGTTCCTGGGTTGTCATCCAAATCAGCAAAAATTAAATACTGACGCACATCAGTTGACTGATCAATTAGACCAAAGACCCGATGAGAGAAGATCGTTGTTTGTGTGGGTTCATTTTCTATCATCGATATCCAAGCAAGATCGACAGATTCGTCAGTCACTTCCTGTACTTCGTCCACTCTTTGATCGCTCAAAGTATCTCCATTAATTAGGGCCGCAGGTGGATCAATTTGACTCCCAGAATAGACTAAAGCCACAGGTCGGCTTGTCTGTCTCTGAAGAGTTGTAATGACTCCAGAACCCACTGTAGGTGCCATCATATTCGGGGGAGGGGCATTAACATTTTCGTTGGGATCACAGTTAAAAATATTGTCGTCGTAGACATCATCATTGTCGTCATCTAAGCCATTTCCATGGCCAAGTCTGAGGACATGACCTAATTCATGAGCTAACAATGCGTCAATGGGATCAATAGCCAGTCTGAATGAGTTATCCACAACACTAGCCGATCCGCCAATTGCGCTAGTTACATTCGTTGGAGGGGTTGCACAAGTGTTGGCACCACCATTAAGTCCCGTAAACCCTCCCCATCCTATGAGGTTAGTCGGATTCCCTGCGTTATTAACGAACTGTCTTAAGTTAAGTGCGATCGGGCCAACCAGAGTGGTGTTAAATTGCATCGCCAGGTTGTTCCAGGCTGTATTACAAGCTGTAATCGCCTGGTTTAGTTCTTGCCCATTAATTTGCGGGTCTAAGATGTCTCCGTACTGACCCACTCCCCCATTTTCGGGAGGACTAGGATCAGCAATAATCGGAAAAGTCGCCTGATCACGAATTGCAGCCGTTATTCCACTTCTAAAGGTGATATTTGCTCCAGGTATCCAAATATTGTCACTCGCTCGCTCATGTCTTCGCCAGAGTACGTTATCGGTGTCTGGTTCCCCAACTCCCCCAGGATTAGTAAATGCTGGAACCCCTCGTTCTCCAGGGTCAAATGTGCCATCATTATTGGCATCTTCTCCAATGACGCACCATCTTAAAGGAACACTAATTAAATTATTACCTGCTTGAACTGATGGAATTGCTGTTGTCCAGAGGAAGAAAATAGCTAAACCAACTGTTGCCAGCCTTCGACAACAGTTGGCAATGGTTGAGAAGGGTGATAAAGGTGGTTTTTTCATTTTATAATCCTCTTTATTGATTAACTTCGTAATCGTTTTTTACCTTAACTTCACCTTGTTCATTTTTTTTTAAACATCGAGATGTGAGGTGATTTTAGTTACATAATGTTATTTTTATATAAGAAAATAAATACAAAATCAAAGAAGTAAACTCTTGCATTATGAGAGATTTTAGCTAAATTTTAAAGCAATCAACTTAAACAGAACGACGGCGACGGCGCTGGTTTGGTTGTTGACTCTGCATCTGTTGCTCCTGATAAATATTGATCATTTTCTGAGAACCTATCAATTCAGCTTGATAATTTTCTATAATGGTTTTCAAAATCAATCAAGTAATAACTAAAAATGAAATTTTTAATACCTACTAGCTGTATTTTAATGGCTTCAATAGTTGGCACTGTTCCTGCTTTAGCCAGTAACTTCTCCTTTTCTACTGGCGATCCTGACGGTTTAATTGGTACTGCTTCTCGACCCGGAGGAAGTGGTCTGAGTGAGGTAGAAACAGGAGATGACTTTATTGTTAATGAATTTACTCTGATTGATGAGATATCATTTACTGGATTATTAATAGGCAATAATCCAGTTATTAATGAAGTGTTAGTCGAAGTTTACCGAATTTTTCCACAAGACTCTCAAAATCCTCCTTCGGGTAACGTCCCGACTAGAGAAAATTCTCCGGCTGATGTCGCTTTTCAAGAAAGAACTGTAACTTCAGAGGAGTTTACACCAATGCTCCTAGAAAATTCTTTTGAAGTAGCTAATACAGTAGGCGAAAATATTAATCCTCTTCCCAACCCAATAACTGGTGGAGAAGGAGCAGCAAGCGGAGAACTCGTTCGTATCGATGTTCGTTTATTTGAGCCTTTCACTTTACCGGCGGATCATTATTTCTTTGTCCCCCAAGTGGGTGTAGATAATGGAGAGTTTCTTTGGGCATCTGCTTCTAAGCCTATTGTGGCTCCAGGAACTCCCTTTGCTCCTGATTTACAAACTTGGATCAGAGATGAAGCACTCGATCCTGATTGGCTAAGGATAGGAACAGATGTTATTGGAGAAGGAGCCTTTAATGCTAGTTTTTCTCTAAGTGGACAAACCGCTTCGGTTTCTGAACCTTCGGGAATTTTTGGTCTTTTTGCACTAGGAAGTCTAACAATTGCTTCTCAAGTTAAGCGAAGATTGAAATAATTAGTAAATAAACGGTTTGAGTCTTTATATTTTAACTTAACTGTTTAGGGAGTTCGCCCCTTACTTTTTAGTTGAAGCTGCACAACCTAGACAAAGAAGTTAGTGTAGCGACGGGAGTTGTCAACATCGAGACACACACGGAAAACCTTTGTAAGCATTAACACTCTCTTTCAATATGCAAGTTAAACGACAAAACATTAGTATCCTGGTAGACGATAATGCGATGAGAATCTACCTCGTTAGTCCAGATAAAGTTGGACAATATCCAGGAATTTTATTTTACAGTGATATTTATCAACTGGGTTCTCCTATAACTCGTTTGGCTGATCATTTAGCTGGATACGGTTTTGTGGTGGCTGCTCCAGAAATCTATCATCGTCAGTTACCTATTGGCACGGTGATTGAACCAACGGATATAGGAAAGATACAAGGGAACGAAGCAGCGAGAAAAACCGCCACCTCAGAGTTTGATACCGATGCTAGTGCTGTGATTAATTTGTTGAGTAAATATGAGGGAGTCGCCTCTCAATCAATAGGTGCGATGGGGTTTTGTATTGGAGGACATTTGGCTTGTCGAGCAGCCTTAAATCCCTTAGTTAAAGCCTCCGTGTGTGTCTATCCCACAGGAATTCATAGTGGTAAATTAGGAAAAGAAAAAGCTGATACTTTAACAAGACTTTCTGAAATTCAAGGGGAACTCTTCTTAATTTTTGGCACATTAGATCCTCATGTTCCCGAAGATGGAAGAATTACCATTAAGCAAGCCTTAGAAAAATCTAAAATTAGACATAAAATAAGCGAATATGAAGCTAATCATACTTTTATGAGAGATGATGGCTATCGGTTTGATCCCGTCGCCACTGATCAAGCAATGCAAGAAATTATCTCATTTTTTCAGTCTACATTAGTTAATAATTAAGCAGGTAATTAATGATTCTTGTTTATTGCAAAACCCAACCACTGGCTTGACACACAGCAATTCCATCACCCCTAGGTTGTGCTAAAGATGATAAACACCAATATTGTTCCCCATCAAAAACAACACCGTCTTTGACATACGTTAGTTGAGACACAGGTTGCCAACTACTTTCTCCTTCTTCATCATAATACTGATACTGTTCATTCTTTATAGTTAATCCCATCCCTACTGAACCTATCCAATAATTTCCTTCTCTAAATTTCATCAAAGAATTTGATTGAACTTCTCCATTTTCCTTTAGATAGTTTTGTTGAATCAAAAAAGCTTTTAAAGCCGTAGGAAAGTCAGGGTATTTATTAGTCACATTTCCTTGTTCGTCATAAGTCTCTAATCCCCAATCTGAGTTTTTATCATAATGAGCTAACATAAACTTCCAACCCTCTTCATATTCCCCTAAAAGAATTTTTTGGGCAACATAACCAGCTAATACCCCATTAATTTCATAATCGTCCTTTTGTCTTTCTTTAATTGCTTCATACATTCGTTGTAGGGTTTCTCTCAAAATTTTGGGATGGTTACGAGTAATATTATTAAGTTTTCCCTTTTCAAAATTATAAATGAGACTAGGAGGAAAAGAACCAGCGTAAGAACTAAATTTATAAAGAAAGGAATTATCATAAGTCAAAAATTCTAACGTTCCATCCCCATTAATATCTTCAAAACCTCCTCCATTCCCATCTAAATATCCTGTCTCTGTTTTAATAAATTGAGTATTATCCCAAGTATAAATAATATGATTGGTACAACAATGTGCGCCTCCACTAAAAGTTCTAATTACTACTTCATTTATACCATTTTTATCTAAGTCTTGTAAAACAACTTCTCCAGTATATCGAGTATAGTCTTTAGCTTCTATTTGCTTTTGATCATTATAGTAAATAGAATAGGTTAAATTTTTATCATCTGATGACCCCGAAACATTTACATCATTTGGAGTATAACTAACAGAGACTTTAATGGCTCCAGATTGGATAATTTTATCAGTAAACGGAGTATCTCCTTCAATCTCAATATTTGAAGTAGCTAGTATTCTATTCGTTAAGCCTAGCATCATAAAAGTATTTAGTGAAAAGAGACATAAAAGATAATTAATAGTTTTCATAAATTAATTACAGTCTAATTATTACGATTAAGCTTTTTCAGCATTTTTGTGGGTCCGATATCCGAGAGCTTATAGCCATTAGGATAACTTCTCAATTTACTATCAGTAAAAAAATCAGGTTTTTTTCTAGGTAAAAGCCATCTTGAAACATAACCACGTAACTTTAGACCATTTTCTACTAAATTACAGACAACACCTGGAGGATGGGGGCTACCAAAAGCCGTCAAAGTTAAGTCATCAAACATTGCATAGACACAGGGTTTAATCATCTGACGACTAAAATAGGGAAACCAACTGAGAAATAAATTAATTGTTGATTCTCCTACACGACGATTGCTATCAGAATAAACAAAGTTCTGCTGTTCATAATCGTGATTATATTGGGCAAATTTTTCATAAGTAGAAGGTATATTTTTAATGTGCATTTTTTCTCCCACTTTTTGCCAAAAATGAAAAATCGCTAGTTTTTCAGTTTCACAAAACAATCGCCAGCCAAACCGTTCATTCCAGCGAATCGGTTCATAAATAAAGGTAGAAAGCACATACAGAAAATC from Crocosphaera subtropica ATCC 51142 includes these protein-coding regions:
- a CDS encoding oxygenase MpaB family protein gives rise to the protein MFGLNLRYHRLQQIQQLDPVNDHCQICHLLVGYEFPWDITRSLELAMVKTYCIPSISQLLDRTGEFHHHTQKRYDDTGLLVAEILKWSYDSERGQESLRRMNAIHGHYPISNEDFLYVLSTFIYEPIRWNERFGWRLFCETEKLAIFHFWQKVGEKMHIKNIPSTYEKFAQYNHDYEQQNFVYSDSNRRVGESTINLFLSWFPYFSRQMIKPCVYAMFDDLTLTAFGSPHPPGVVCNLVENGLKLRGYVSRWLLPRKKPDFFTDSKLRSYPNGYKLSDIGPTKMLKKLNRNN
- a CDS encoding dienelactone hydrolase family protein, which produces MQVKRQNISILVDDNAMRIYLVSPDKVGQYPGILFYSDIYQLGSPITRLADHLAGYGFVVAAPEIYHRQLPIGTVIEPTDIGKIQGNEAARKTATSEFDTDASAVINLLSKYEGVASQSIGAMGFCIGGHLACRAALNPLVKASVCVYPTGIHSGKLGKEKADTLTRLSEIQGELFLIFGTLDPHVPEDGRITIKQALEKSKIRHKISEYEANHTFMRDDGYRFDPVATDQAMQEIISFFQSTLVNN